A part of Geothrix oryzae genomic DNA contains:
- a CDS encoding SixA phosphatase family protein, with protein MATLLLIRHGIAEDPRPGQRDADRALTEEGWRKTRAAMRGLAAFGHAPTRGFSSPYRRAMETMACLQEATGGFPMETSLGLVPDGRPAQADLWLRGLAAEAPEGVLALVSHQPFLGELIFHLTGRGLEVKKASCTVIRWEAGAWRFERQYQPAELRG; from the coding sequence ATGGCCACACTCCTGCTCATCCGTCATGGCATCGCCGAGGATCCGCGCCCCGGCCAGCGCGATGCGGACCGCGCCCTGACCGAGGAGGGCTGGCGGAAGACCCGCGCGGCCATGCGGGGCCTGGCCGCCTTCGGCCACGCGCCCACCCGAGGCTTCAGCAGCCCCTACCGCCGCGCCATGGAGACCATGGCCTGCCTCCAGGAGGCCACCGGGGGCTTCCCCATGGAGACTTCCCTCGGGCTGGTGCCGGACGGCCGCCCGGCCCAGGCGGACCTCTGGCTGCGCGGGCTCGCGGCCGAAGCCCCGGAAGGCGTGCTGGCCCTGGTCAGCCACCAGCCCTTTCTGGGCGAGCTGATCTTCCACCTCACGGGCCGGGGTCTCGAGGTGAAGAAGGCCAGCTGCACAGTGATCCGCTGGGAGGCCGGCGCCTGGCGGTTCGAGCGCCAGTACCAGCCCGCGGAGCTGAGGGGCTGA